The following are from one region of the Mauremys reevesii isolate NIE-2019 linkage group 2, ASM1616193v1, whole genome shotgun sequence genome:
- the CEBPD gene encoding CCAAT/enhancer-binding protein delta, translating to MSAAALYSLDSPACYRNWSLEPANFYDTKAGGGGLSPSCKPGSGGGMSAEEQGGGGSSSLAELSAAAPAMYEDESAIDFSSYIDSMSAVPNLELCNDELFADLFNSNHKAERGGDYGEYLPPAGRDPAKDFGGALLGGEPRPGSSSGPRAALKREPDWSDRDLSASLLPSQVATCAQTIMNLSGQPTPPTSPEPAGSSSPSSCSTRSPSSSSSCGQGPPAAAGKERSGKKWVDRFSPEYRQRRERNNIAVRKSRDKAKRRNQEMQQKLLELSAENEKLHKKIEQLSRDLTSLRHFFKQLPGASFLQPASGTDCR from the coding sequence ATGAGCGCCGCCGCCCTGTACAGCCTGGACTCCCCGGCATGCTACAGGAACTGGTCCCTCGAGCCGGCCAACTTCTACGACACTAaggcgggcggcggcgggctgagcccCTCCTGCAAGCCCGGGAGCGGCGGCGGCATGAGCGCCGAGGAGCAGGGGGGCGGCGGCTCCAGCAGCCTGGCCGAGCTGAGCGCCGCCGCCCCGGCCATGTACGAGGACGAGAGCGCCATCGACTTCAGCTCCTACATCGACTCCATGTCGGCGGTGCCCAACCTGGAGCTGTGCAACGACGAGCTCTTCGCCGACCTCTTCAACAGCAACCACAAGGCGGAGCGGGGCGGCGACTACGGCGAGTACCTGCCCCCGGCGGGCCGCGACCCCGCCAAGGACTTCGGCGGCGCCCTGCTGGGTGGCGAGCCCCGGCCCGGCTCCTCCTCCGGCCCGCGGGCCGCCCTGAAGCGGGAGCCGGACTGGAGCGACAGGGACCTCTCCGCCTCGCTGCTGCCCTCGCAGGTCGCCACCTGCGCCCAGACCATCATGAACCTGAGCGGGCAGCCCACGCCGCCCACCTCGCCCGAGCCCGCGGGCAGCAGCTCGCCCTCCAGCTGCAGCACCAGGTCcccctcgtcctcctcctcctgcggGCAGGGGCCGCCGGCGGCGGCGGGCAAGGAGCGCAGCGGCAAGAAGTGGGTGGACAGGTTCAGCCCCGAGTACCGGCAGCGCCGGGAGCGCAACAACATCGCCGTGCGCAAGAGCCGCGACAAGGCGAAGCGCCGCAACCAGGAGATGCAGCAGAAGCTGCTGGAGCTGTCGGCCGAGAACGAGAAGCTGCACAAGAAGATCGAGCAGCTGAGCCGGGACTTGACCAGCCTCAGGCACTTCTTCAAGCAGCTGCCTGGCGCCTCCTTCCTGCAGCCCGCCTCGGGCACCGACTGCCGGTAA